ACCTGGAATGATGGTGCCTGAATTTGATAAAAAAATGCAGGAGATTTCTGTAGGTCAGATTAGTGAACCATTCCAAACTCAATTTGGTTGGCATATCTTACAAGTGACAGACAAACGCGAAAAAGATATGACTCATGAATATCAAGTGCGTATGGCACGTCAGATTTTAGGTGAACGTCAATTTAACACCGAAATTGATAGCTGGTTACGTGAAGTACGTGCAAATGCGTATGTAGAAATCAAAGATCCAAGTCTAGATAAAAAGAATTTACAAAAGTAAGTTCTTCTCTTGTCATAAAAAAACCTGTGTTTATCACAGGTTTTTTTATGAATGAAATTTACCCAATAAAAAAACCGGTTATATAAATAACCGGTTTCTATAAATTAGACCCTAATGGGAATTATTTATAACGATCAACCATTTTCTCTAAAGAAATTGGACGAATCTTGTCAGCATTTCCAGCCGTACCAAATGCTTCATAACGATCAATACAAATTTGCTTCATTGAATCTACAGTTTTAGCAAAGTATTTACGTGGATCGAACTCAGCTGGGTTTTCAGCCATAAACTGACGAATTGCACCAGTAGATGCTAAACGTAAGTCTGTATCGATATTAATCTTACGAACACCATGTTTAATTGCTTCTACAAGCTGTTCAACAGGTACGCCATAAGTCTCTTTAATATCACCACCGAACTCATTGATTACTTTCAACCATTCTTGTGGCACAGAACTTGAACCATGCATAACAAGATGAGTATTTGGTAATGCCGCATGAATTTCTTTAATACGGTCAATCGCCAAGATATCGCCTGTAGGTGGACGAGTGAATTTGTAAGCACCATGTGAAGTACCCACAGCAATCGCCAATGCATCTACATTAGTATCGGCAACAAACTGAGTCGCTTCTTCAACAGAAGTAAGAAGTTGTGAGTGATCAAGTACACCTTCAGCACCAACACCATCTTCTTCGCCAGCCATACCAGTTTCAAGGCTACCTAAACAGCCAATTTCACCTTCAACAGAAACACCGCAAGCGTGTGCTAAAGCAACAACATTACGAGTTACATCAACGTTGTATTCGTACGATGTAGGTGTTTTACCATCTGTACCTAATGAACCGTCCATCATCACTGAGCTAAAGCCAAGCTGAATTGAACGCTGACAAATTTCTGGGCTTGTTCCATGGTCTTGATGCATTACCACTGGAATATGCGGCCATTCTTCAATTGCAGCCAAAATAAGATGGCGTAAGAATGGAGCGCCTGCATATTTGCGAGCTCCAGCTGATGCTTGAACAATTACTGGTGAATTGGTTGCATCTGCGGCAAGCATAATTGCACGCATTTGTTCTAAGTTATTTACGTTAAATGCTGGTACGCCGTAGTTATGTTCAGCAGCGTGATCCAAGAGCTGGCGCATTGAAATGAGTGCCATAATATCCTCCCAGGTAGTGCGGCTTATTCTACCCTGTCATTTATTTCAATTCAGCAACAAATCACAGTATTTCAAAAAAAATCCCCGCATTTGCAGGGATTTTTTAACAAAAAACAACAAATTAATGTGTTTCTGAAGCAGCAGCCTCACTGGGCGCACTCCCTTCAGCTACATCTGTATTCTTTTCATCTAGCACCGGCTTATCAATCGCATCAATTGCTGCTTGTTGCTCAGGCGTTACTTTTTCAGAAACAGCAGTAGAAGCTGCCGATTCTTGTCCA
This genomic stretch from Acinetobacter pittii harbors:
- the fba gene encoding class II fructose-bisphosphate aldolase (catalyzes the reversible aldol condensation of dihydroxyacetonephosphate and glyceraldehyde 3-phosphate in the Calvin cycle, glycolysis, and/or gluconeogenesis) — translated: MALISMRQLLDHAAEHNYGVPAFNVNNLEQMRAIMLAADATNSPVIVQASAGARKYAGAPFLRHLILAAIEEWPHIPVVMHQDHGTSPEICQRSIQLGFSSVMMDGSLGTDGKTPTSYEYNVDVTRNVVALAHACGVSVEGEIGCLGSLETGMAGEEDGVGAEGVLDHSQLLTSVEEATQFVADTNVDALAIAVGTSHGAYKFTRPPTGDILAIDRIKEIHAALPNTHLVMHGSSSVPQEWLKVINEFGGDIKETYGVPVEQLVEAIKHGVRKINIDTDLRLASTGAIRQFMAENPAEFDPRKYFAKTVDSMKQICIDRYEAFGTAGNADKIRPISLEKMVDRYK